A stretch of Methylogaea oryzae DNA encodes these proteins:
- a CDS encoding efflux RND transporter periplasmic adaptor subunit: MASDALLQRLKVAAVGEGQADAILRIAGSVELDELRVARIGSAVSGRVVEIRARLGQAVQKGEVLARLHSADLGAAQAAYLKALSQVNLKQLTANRAERLAKAGAVSDVIVTERRHELQEVEVERKAAADQLRLLGMSQDDIQRLTETRAIDSDLAITASLAGTIIERNITQGQVVQPADAVYTIADLSEVWVVAEAPEQDARWVSAGDEAEVEIPAASGSPIKGRLVYVADLVNPETRTVTVRMAMPNPQRLFKPEMLATLVIRKRGVRDLVLPDSAVVRGDNRDYVYVETAAGEFSLRPVELGIRDGQVRRVLKGLQRGERVVVDGAFHLNSERLRKELE; encoded by the coding sequence GTGGCGTCCGACGCGCTGTTGCAGCGCCTGAAAGTGGCGGCGGTGGGCGAAGGGCAGGCCGACGCGATATTGCGCATCGCCGGCAGCGTGGAGCTGGACGAGTTGCGCGTGGCGCGCATCGGTTCGGCGGTGAGCGGACGGGTCGTGGAAATCCGCGCGCGCTTGGGGCAAGCGGTGCAAAAAGGCGAGGTGCTGGCCCGTTTGCACAGCGCCGACCTGGGCGCGGCGCAGGCCGCGTATCTTAAAGCCTTGAGCCAGGTGAACCTTAAGCAGCTGACCGCCAATCGCGCCGAACGCCTGGCGAAAGCCGGGGCCGTCAGCGATGTGATCGTGACGGAGCGCCGGCACGAATTGCAGGAGGTGGAGGTGGAGCGCAAGGCCGCCGCCGACCAGTTGCGTCTGTTGGGCATGAGCCAGGACGACATTCAGCGCTTGACTGAAACCCGCGCCATCGACTCCGACCTGGCCATCACCGCCTCCCTCGCCGGCACCATCATCGAGCGCAACATCACCCAAGGCCAGGTCGTGCAGCCGGCGGATGCGGTCTATACCATCGCCGACTTGTCCGAGGTCTGGGTGGTGGCCGAAGCGCCGGAACAGGACGCCCGCTGGGTCAGCGCCGGCGACGAGGCGGAAGTGGAAATTCCCGCCGCATCGGGCTCGCCCATCAAGGGGCGGCTGGTCTACGTGGCCGATCTGGTGAATCCGGAAACCCGCACCGTCACCGTGCGCATGGCCATGCCCAACCCCCAGCGCTTGTTCAAGCCGGAAATGCTGGCCACCCTGGTGATACGCAAGCGCGGCGTCAGGGATTTGGTGCTGCCGGACTCGGCCGTGGTGCGCGGCGACAATCGCGACTATGTCTACGTGGAAACCGCCGCGGGCGAGTTCAGCTTGCGCCCGGTGGAGCTGGGCATACGGGACGGCCAGGTGCGGCGCGTGCTCAAGGGCCTGCAGCGGGGAGAGCGGGTGGTGGTGGACGGCGCTTTCCATTTGAACAGCGAGCGGCTGCGCAAGGAGCTGGAGTAA
- the glnK gene encoding P-II family nitrogen regulator: MKLITAIIKPFKLDDVREALSDIGITGVTVTEVKGFGRQKGHTELYRGAEYVVDFLPKVKVEVAVANDGLDAAVDAIIKAANTGKIGDGKIFVSTLDQVIRIRTGETGEQAI; the protein is encoded by the coding sequence ATGAAACTGATCACGGCCATTATCAAGCCATTCAAACTGGACGATGTGCGCGAGGCATTGTCGGACATCGGCATCACAGGCGTTACCGTTACCGAAGTGAAGGGGTTCGGTCGGCAGAAGGGCCACACGGAACTGTACCGCGGCGCCGAGTACGTGGTGGATTTTTTGCCCAAGGTGAAAGTGGAAGTGGCGGTCGCCAACGACGGCCTGGACGCGGCGGTGGACGCCATCATTAAAGCCGCCAACACCGGCAAGATCGGCGACGGCAAAATTTTCGTCAGCACGCTGGATCAAGTGATCCGTATTCGCACCGGCGAAACCGGCGAGCAGGCGATTTAA
- a CDS encoding ammonium transporter, giving the protein MTLLSGAEAWADAAAPTVNKGDTAWMIVATLLVILMTIPGLALFYGGMVRAKNMLSVLMQVFVIFSLIGVLWAIYGYSVAFTEGNAFFGGFGKAFLQGITPDSLAATFSKGVAVPEFIYMAFQMTFAAITPALIVGAFAERVKFSAVLVFTVLWFSFAYLPIAHMVWYWAGPDAYTDAKAAEAAAATAGFIFQKGALDFAGGTVVHINAGIAGIVGALLVGKRTGYGRESMKPHSVTLTMVGASLLWVGWFGFNVGSNLEANGVAALVFVNTLLATCAATLSWTFAEWIGRGKPSMLGGASGAVAGLVAITPACGFVGPMGSIVMGLVVGLLCFWAVTSLKHALDYDDSLDVFGVHCVGGMFGALATGVFASPALGGAGVYDYVANAVGEFDMLAQVTSQAWGVCVTVVWSGVVSFLAYKAVDWTIGLRVPEEVEREGLDINEHGEQAYHL; this is encoded by the coding sequence ATGACGCTGCTTAGCGGCGCGGAGGCTTGGGCCGATGCGGCAGCCCCGACGGTTAATAAGGGCGATACCGCCTGGATGATCGTGGCGACGCTATTGGTGATACTCATGACGATACCCGGCCTGGCGCTGTTCTACGGCGGTATGGTGCGGGCGAAAAATATGCTGTCTGTTTTGATGCAGGTATTCGTTATTTTTTCCCTGATCGGGGTTTTGTGGGCCATATACGGTTATAGCGTGGCGTTTACCGAGGGCAACGCTTTCTTCGGCGGATTCGGCAAGGCTTTTTTGCAGGGCATCACGCCGGATTCCCTGGCGGCGACCTTCAGTAAAGGGGTAGCGGTGCCGGAGTTTATTTATATGGCGTTCCAAATGACCTTCGCGGCCATTACGCCGGCTTTGATCGTGGGCGCTTTCGCGGAGCGGGTGAAGTTTTCCGCGGTGCTGGTGTTCACGGTGTTGTGGTTCAGCTTCGCCTACCTGCCCATCGCCCATATGGTGTGGTACTGGGCCGGTCCCGACGCTTATACCGACGCCAAGGCAGCGGAAGCCGCCGCGGCCACGGCGGGCTTCATTTTCCAGAAAGGCGCCTTGGACTTCGCCGGCGGCACCGTGGTGCACATCAACGCCGGTATCGCCGGCATCGTCGGCGCATTGCTGGTGGGCAAGCGCACCGGTTACGGCCGGGAGTCCATGAAACCCCATAGCGTGACCTTGACCATGGTGGGGGCGTCCCTGTTGTGGGTGGGCTGGTTCGGTTTCAACGTGGGCTCCAACCTGGAAGCCAACGGCGTTGCCGCCCTGGTGTTCGTCAACACCCTGCTGGCGACTTGCGCTGCGACCTTGTCCTGGACTTTTGCCGAGTGGATCGGCCGCGGCAAGCCGAGCATGCTGGGCGGCGCTTCCGGCGCGGTGGCGGGATTGGTGGCGATTACCCCGGCCTGCGGTTTCGTCGGCCCCATGGGCAGCATCGTCATGGGATTGGTGGTAGGCCTGCTGTGCTTCTGGGCGGTGACCAGCTTGAAACACGCTCTGGACTACGACGACTCCTTGGACGTGTTCGGCGTGCATTGCGTCGGCGGCATGTTCGGCGCCTTGGCGACCGGCGTCTTCGCCTCGCCGGCCCTGGGCGGCGCGGGGGTTTACGACTACGTGGCCAACGCCGTCGGCGAGTTCGACATGCTGGCGCAGGTGACCAGCCAGGCTTGGGGCGTTTGCGTCACGGTGGTTTGGTCGGGCGTGGTATCGTTCCTTGCCTATAAAGCGGTGGATTGGACTATCGGCTTGCGCGTGCCGGAAGAAGTGGAACGCGAAGGTTTGGATATCAACGAACACGGCGAGCAGGCCTACCATCTGTAA
- a CDS encoding MarR family winged helix-turn-helix transcriptional regulator has protein sequence MDAASIYEYLERISHLLRADARRTDSGAGLQPVQLEALHYLSLCNQYSNTPAAVADYLGLTKGTVSQTLQVLESNGYVEKQPDAKDRRVVHLLLTEEGRELVASAIPPKTLRGGIDSLSENARQQLGATLRFLLEAMQRENRRRPFGVCRTCRHNTDLGGDSFRCELTGGTLTAVDVTRICREHQPGHIRPSL, from the coding sequence ATGGACGCAGCAAGCATTTACGAATACCTCGAACGCATTTCCCACCTGTTGCGCGCCGACGCGCGCCGCACCGACAGCGGCGCCGGCCTGCAGCCGGTGCAACTCGAAGCGCTGCACTACCTGAGCCTCTGCAACCAATACAGCAACACGCCTGCGGCGGTCGCCGACTATCTGGGATTGACCAAGGGCACCGTGTCGCAAACCTTGCAAGTGCTGGAAAGCAACGGTTATGTGGAAAAGCAGCCCGACGCCAAAGACCGGCGCGTGGTGCATCTACTGTTGACGGAAGAAGGACGGGAACTGGTGGCCAGCGCCATTCCGCCGAAAACCTTGCGCGGCGGCATAGACAGCCTGTCGGAAAACGCCCGCCAGCAACTGGGGGCGACTTTGCGCTTCCTGCTGGAAGCCATGCAGCGCGAAAACCGCCGGCGGCCCTTCGGCGTTTGCAGAACCTGCCGTCACAACACCGATCTTGGCGGCGACAGCTTCCGCTGCGAACTCACCGGCGGCACCCTGACGGCGGTGGACGTAACCCGTATCTGCCGGGAGCACCAGCCCGGCCACATCCGCCCTTCGCTATAA
- a CDS encoding glucose-6-phosphate dehydrogenase assembly protein OpcA gives MSAPKSLAHTVYSSPPVAANLADIEKTLAGLWDSVSPSAGAVGGQTLTRACMSNLVVYCDSQADANTVLEYLPRIVEVHPARILFLVGETSEAEDLTAFVSVHYRSVSEGWQLCAEQVTVYCHKSAAKRLPSIPRALCIGNLPIALWWVSNQPPPLAGEIFHNLAAGADQVIFDSIGWRDPAQGIQAVARWIAGNEEQVIYNLAWRRLKAWRKLMSESLAPEVTPGALHNVKRLEIEHGPHALPVAWMLVGWLAVRLKWRPVSAKVISQSAITWRFEREDGRVDVLIRRRDEGEARVYQLLWHWAGNGDCTVTFSRLGERTLGVKSVAAHVAETVIAMPDVGHAELVAQQLAHRFHDELFEDVLALSDQMVGVLGK, from the coding sequence ATGAGCGCCCCCAAGTCGCTGGCCCACACGGTTTATTCCAGCCCGCCGGTGGCGGCGAATCTGGCGGATATCGAAAAAACCCTGGCGGGATTGTGGGACTCGGTGAGTCCCAGCGCCGGCGCCGTCGGCGGGCAGACATTGACGCGCGCCTGCATGTCCAATCTGGTGGTGTATTGCGATTCCCAGGCGGATGCCAACACCGTGTTGGAATATCTGCCCCGCATCGTCGAGGTCCATCCCGCCCGCATCCTGTTCCTGGTGGGCGAAACGTCGGAAGCGGAGGATTTGACCGCTTTCGTTTCCGTCCATTACCGCTCGGTGAGCGAGGGCTGGCAGCTGTGCGCCGAGCAAGTGACGGTGTATTGCCATAAAAGCGCCGCCAAGCGCCTGCCGTCCATCCCCCGCGCCTTGTGCATCGGCAACCTGCCGATCGCCCTGTGGTGGGTGTCCAACCAGCCGCCGCCGCTGGCCGGCGAGATTTTCCACAATTTGGCCGCGGGCGCGGATCAGGTGATTTTCGACAGCATCGGTTGGCGCGACCCGGCCCAGGGCATTCAGGCAGTGGCGCGCTGGATCGCCGGCAACGAAGAGCAGGTGATCTACAACCTGGCGTGGCGCCGCTTGAAAGCCTGGCGCAAGCTGATGAGCGAATCGCTGGCGCCGGAGGTCACGCCCGGCGCATTGCACAACGTCAAGCGCTTGGAAATTGAGCACGGCCCCCATGCCCTGCCGGTGGCCTGGATGCTGGTGGGGTGGCTGGCCGTGCGTTTGAAGTGGCGGCCGGTGAGCGCCAAGGTGATTTCGCAGTCGGCCATCACGTGGCGTTTCGAGCGGGAAGACGGCCGGGTGGACGTGCTGATCCGGCGCCGCGACGAGGGCGAGGCGCGGGTATACCAATTGTTGTGGCATTGGGCGGGCAACGGCGACTGCACGGTGACGTTCTCCCGCTTGGGCGAGCGCACCCTGGGGGTCAAGAGCGTCGCGGCCCACGTGGCCGAAACCGTGATCGCCATGCCGGACGTCGGTCATGCCGAATTGGTGGCGCAGCAATTGGCCCATCGCTTCCATGACGAGTTGTTCGAGGATGTGCTGGCCCTGTCCGATCAAATGGTGGGCGTGCTCGGCAAATAG
- a CDS encoding DUF2024 family protein gives MNATQIHVFDTYARCANGRIMHFDVVTLQREQPKALEYARQWLRSIGEESAVVNAESCAYCHSEATAPQTMLDDIIAQGYAIYKMEGCPP, from the coding sequence ATGAATGCGACACAAATCCATGTTTTCGATACTTATGCCCGCTGCGCCAACGGCCGCATCATGCATTTCGACGTTGTCACGTTGCAGCGGGAGCAGCCGAAGGCGCTGGAGTATGCGCGGCAGTGGCTGCGCAGCATCGGCGAGGAAAGCGCGGTGGTGAACGCGGAAAGCTGCGCTTATTGCCACAGCGAAGCGACGGCTCCCCAAACGATGCTGGACGACATCATCGCCCAGGGGTATGCCATTTATAAAATGGAAGGCTGCCCGCCTTGA
- a CDS encoding alginate export family protein, translated as MYYSNGLARFAAACFVLGIGGTAYAGFDEEVEKALNLEDGKYGKVNFDARYRYEYVDQERVLSTGRATAIDHPANASTLRIRLGYLTPEWQGFKAFAEYEGNQDIGTNDYNSTRNGKTAYPLVVDPQANELNQLWLNYAGLPDSSIKVGRQRIAFDNHRFIGDVGWRQMQQTFDAATITNKSLPDTTITAGYIWKVQDITSRSIGMNSPIFNIAYTGLPFGKVTVHGEWLDYDNTNELRNLGIADSFSRSTKTVGVRFDGSTPIVENVKALYTAEYAHQSDYKNNPINYHADYWLGEAGVDVYGVVLKGAFEELGADNGAAFQTPLATLHAFQGWADKFLTTPRNGLRDMYGTAKTAAFGVEWTVQYHEFSSANGGVDFGHEIDAQVEKKFGKHYSVLLKYADYVADPNRSATNTYSDTQKIWLQGSVSF; from the coding sequence ATGTATTATTCAAATGGCTTGGCGCGATTCGCCGCGGCCTGTTTCGTGCTGGGTATCGGCGGCACGGCATACGCCGGTTTCGATGAAGAGGTGGAGAAAGCGCTGAATCTGGAGGACGGCAAGTATGGCAAAGTCAATTTCGACGCCCGCTACCGTTACGAATACGTGGACCAGGAACGGGTTCTGAGCACCGGCAGGGCGACGGCCATCGACCACCCGGCCAACGCCTCCACTTTGCGCATCCGCTTGGGCTACCTGACGCCCGAATGGCAGGGATTTAAGGCGTTCGCCGAATACGAGGGCAACCAGGATATCGGCACCAACGATTACAATAGCACCCGCAACGGTAAAACGGCTTATCCCTTGGTCGTCGATCCGCAGGCCAACGAGTTAAACCAGTTGTGGTTGAATTATGCGGGGCTGCCGGACAGCAGTATCAAGGTCGGCCGCCAACGCATCGCTTTCGATAACCACCGCTTTATCGGCGACGTCGGTTGGCGGCAAATGCAGCAGACTTTCGACGCCGCCACCATCACCAATAAATCCCTGCCGGATACCACCATTACCGCCGGTTATATTTGGAAGGTGCAGGATATTACTTCGCGCTCCATCGGCATGAATTCGCCGATTTTCAATATCGCCTATACCGGCTTGCCTTTCGGCAAGGTGACCGTGCACGGGGAATGGCTGGATTACGACAATACCAACGAACTGCGCAATCTCGGCATCGCCGATTCGTTCAGCCGCTCCACCAAAACCGTGGGGGTGCGTTTCGACGGCTCCACGCCCATTGTCGAAAACGTCAAGGCGCTGTATACGGCGGAATACGCCCACCAGTCCGACTACAAGAACAATCCGATCAACTACCACGCCGATTACTGGCTGGGCGAGGCCGGGGTGGACGTCTATGGCGTGGTGCTGAAAGGCGCGTTCGAGGAACTGGGGGCCGACAACGGCGCGGCCTTCCAAACGCCGCTCGCCACGCTGCACGCTTTCCAGGGCTGGGCCGACAAGTTCCTCACCACACCTAGGAACGGCCTGCGCGACATGTACGGCACGGCCAAAACCGCCGCTTTCGGCGTCGAGTGGACCGTGCAGTACCATGAGTTCAGTTCCGCCAACGGCGGCGTGGATTTCGGCCACGAGATCGACGCCCAGGTGGAAAAGAAATTCGGCAAGCACTATTCGGTCTTGCTGAAGTACGCCGATTACGTGGCCGATCCCAACCGCAGCGCCACCAACACCTATTCCGACACCCAGAAAATCTGGTTGCAGGGCTCGGTGAGCTTCTGA
- a CDS encoding efflux RND transporter permease subunit, whose translation MIQALIRGGLSNRIVILAVALGLAAFGVRALQSLSVDAFPDVTNVQVQIATEAQGRSPEEVERFITVPLEIAMTGLPGLTEMRSLNKNGLSIITLVFTDATEVYFARQLVMERLMEVSSRMPEGVTPILGPVSTGLGEVYQYTLERDDDGRRALSPDELMSRRETQDWVVRPLLRGIAGVAEINSQGGYNKQYQVLVNPDRMRHYGVTLSDVFGALARNNANSGGGVLPHYAEQYLIRGVGLIRNVDDIGSIVLKEEQSVPVHIHDVAEVKIGHEVRVGAVLKNGYTESVGGIVMMLRGGNAKDVVSRVKQRVKEINDKRMLPDDLKIVPYYDRSDLVDAALRTVTKVLLEGIALVVVILFLFLGDLRSSLIVVTTLVVTPLVTFIVMNQLGISANLMSLGGLAIAIGLIVDGSVVVVENAFSLLTERKGHGTSRLRVVMLAAEEVATPVLFGVGIIILVFLPLMTLQGMEGKMFAPLAYTIAIALLISLILSLTLTPVLCSYLLQGKDGGEHDTRIIAFLKRPYLRLLGWAMAEGKTVILAAGGLFVLAAALLPFLGSSFIPEMKEGSVVPAINRVPNISLEEGIKMEMEAMRLVMEVPGVSLAVTNIGRGESPADTQGQNESTPIVSLKPRDQWPDGWTQDTIADAIRDKLYAGLPGVQLVMAQPISDRVDEMVTGVRSDVAVKVFGDDLEALKAAANDIARVAGAVAGAQDIRVERVTGQQYLTVTVKREAIARHGLNASDINDVIETAIGGKVATEIFEGERRFSAAVRLPEEFRNSIEAIDAIQLTSPNGARVPLGDLTKIELLDGPAQISREMAKRRIVVGINVRDRDLGGFVAELQKAVAGQVSLPEGYYLEWGGQFQNMERALGHLKIIIPITIGAIFFLLFMLFNSLRFAALIILVLPFASIGGVVALFVSGEYLSVPASVGFIALWGIAVLNGVVLVSCIRGLRDDGLSQDEAIRRGCEQRFRPVMMTATVALLGLVPFLFATGPGSEVQKPLAIVVIGGLLTSTLLTLVVLPTLYRWFEEKREEA comes from the coding sequence GTGATCCAGGCGCTGATACGCGGCGGCTTGAGCAACCGCATCGTGATTCTTGCCGTGGCGCTGGGCTTGGCGGCTTTCGGCGTGCGGGCGCTGCAATCCCTGTCGGTGGACGCCTTCCCCGACGTGACCAACGTCCAGGTGCAGATCGCCACCGAAGCGCAGGGCCGTTCGCCGGAAGAGGTGGAGCGTTTCATCACCGTGCCCCTGGAAATCGCCATGACCGGCTTGCCGGGGCTGACGGAAATGCGTTCCCTCAACAAAAACGGCTTGTCCATCATCACCCTGGTGTTCACCGACGCCACCGAGGTCTATTTCGCGCGGCAGCTGGTGATGGAGCGGCTGATGGAGGTTTCCTCCCGCATGCCGGAAGGCGTCACGCCCATACTGGGCCCGGTGTCCACCGGCCTGGGCGAGGTCTATCAATACACGCTGGAGCGGGACGACGACGGCCGGCGCGCCCTCAGCCCGGATGAACTGATGAGCCGGCGCGAAACGCAGGACTGGGTGGTGCGCCCGCTGTTGCGCGGCATTGCTGGCGTGGCGGAAATCAACTCCCAGGGCGGCTACAACAAGCAGTACCAGGTGCTGGTCAATCCGGACCGCATGCGCCACTACGGCGTGACGCTGAGCGACGTGTTCGGCGCCCTGGCGCGCAACAACGCCAACAGCGGCGGCGGCGTGTTGCCCCATTACGCCGAGCAGTACCTGATCCGCGGCGTCGGCCTGATCCGCAACGTCGACGACATCGGCAGCATCGTGCTGAAGGAAGAGCAAAGCGTGCCGGTGCACATCCACGACGTGGCGGAGGTGAAAATCGGCCATGAAGTCCGCGTCGGCGCGGTGCTGAAGAACGGCTATACGGAATCGGTAGGCGGCATCGTCATGATGCTGCGCGGCGGCAACGCCAAGGACGTGGTGAGCCGCGTCAAGCAGCGGGTCAAGGAAATCAACGACAAGCGCATGCTGCCGGACGATTTGAAAATCGTGCCCTACTACGACCGCAGCGACCTGGTGGACGCCGCCCTGCGCACCGTCACCAAGGTGCTGCTGGAAGGCATCGCGCTGGTGGTGGTCATCCTGTTCCTGTTCCTCGGCGACCTGCGCTCCAGCCTGATCGTGGTGACGACGCTGGTGGTGACTCCCTTGGTCACCTTCATCGTCATGAACCAACTGGGCATTTCCGCCAATCTCATGTCCCTGGGCGGCCTGGCCATCGCCATCGGCCTGATCGTCGACGGTTCGGTGGTGGTGGTGGAAAACGCCTTCAGCCTGCTCACCGAGCGCAAGGGGCACGGCACCAGCCGCCTGCGCGTGGTGATGCTGGCGGCGGAGGAGGTCGCCACGCCGGTGCTGTTCGGCGTCGGCATCATCATCCTGGTGTTCCTGCCCCTCATGACCCTGCAAGGCATGGAGGGCAAAATGTTCGCGCCGCTGGCCTACACCATCGCCATCGCCCTGCTGATTTCCCTCATCCTGTCGCTTACCCTGACGCCGGTGCTGTGTTCCTATTTGCTGCAAGGCAAGGACGGCGGCGAGCACGACACCCGCATCATCGCCTTCCTCAAGCGGCCCTATCTGCGGCTGCTGGGCTGGGCCATGGCGGAAGGCAAAACCGTCATCCTGGCGGCGGGCGGCCTGTTCGTCCTGGCCGCCGCTTTATTGCCTTTCCTCGGCAGCTCCTTCATTCCGGAGATGAAGGAAGGCTCCGTCGTTCCCGCCATCAACCGGGTGCCGAACATCTCCCTGGAGGAGGGCATCAAGATGGAAATGGAAGCCATGCGCCTGGTGATGGAAGTCCCCGGCGTCAGCCTGGCGGTCACGAATATCGGCCGCGGCGAAAGTCCGGCGGATACCCAGGGCCAGAACGAATCGACGCCCATCGTCAGCCTCAAACCGCGCGATCAGTGGCCGGACGGCTGGACCCAGGACACCATCGCCGACGCCATCCGCGACAAGCTTTATGCCGGGCTGCCCGGCGTACAGCTGGTGATGGCCCAGCCGATTTCCGACCGTGTGGACGAAATGGTCACGGGCGTGCGCTCCGACGTGGCGGTGAAAGTGTTCGGCGACGATTTGGAGGCATTGAAGGCCGCCGCCAACGACATCGCCCGGGTGGCCGGCGCCGTGGCCGGCGCCCAGGACATCCGCGTGGAGCGGGTGACGGGCCAGCAATATCTGACCGTTACGGTGAAGCGCGAAGCCATCGCCCGCCACGGCCTCAACGCCTCGGATATCAACGACGTCATCGAAACCGCCATCGGCGGCAAGGTGGCGACGGAGATCTTCGAGGGGGAAAGGCGTTTCTCGGCGGCGGTGCGCTTGCCCGAGGAGTTCCGCAACAGCATCGAAGCCATCGACGCGATCCAGCTCACCTCGCCCAACGGCGCCAGGGTGCCCCTGGGCGACTTGACCAAAATCGAGCTGCTGGACGGTCCCGCCCAGATCAGCCGGGAAATGGCCAAACGCCGCATCGTCGTCGGCATCAACGTGCGCGACCGCGACCTGGGTGGTTTTGTGGCGGAACTGCAAAAAGCCGTGGCCGGCCAGGTGTCGCTGCCGGAAGGCTATTACCTGGAGTGGGGCGGGCAGTTCCAGAACATGGAGCGGGCGCTGGGACACCTGAAAATCATCATTCCCATCACCATCGGCGCGATCTTTTTCCTGTTGTTCATGCTGTTCAACTCCCTGCGCTTTGCCGCGCTGATTATTCTGGTGCTGCCCTTCGCCTCCATCGGCGGGGTGGTGGCGCTGTTCGTCAGCGGCGAATACCTGTCCGTGCCCGCCTCGGTCGGTTTCATCGCCCTGTGGGGCATCGCCGTGCTCAACGGCGTGGTGCTGGTGTCCTGCATCCGCGGCCTGCGGGACGACGGGCTGAGCCAGGACGAGGCCATCCGGCGCGGTTGCGAGCAGCGTTTCCGTCCCGTGATGATGACCGCGACCGTGGCGCTGCTGGGCCTGGTTCCCTTCCTGTTCGCCACGGGGCCCGGTTCCGAGGTGCAAAAGCCCCTGGCCATCGTCGTCATCGGCGGCTTGCTGACCTCGACGCTGCTCACCCTGGTGGTGTTGCCGACCCTGTACCGCTGGTTCGAGGAAAAACGCGAGGAAGCATGA
- a CDS encoding cation:proton antiporter family protein translates to MTELYYLAAAYGAGLLASLCRLPPLVGYLAAGYGLYFFAVPTSGAIAPLADVGIELLLFTVGLKLQFSSLLRREVLGVGGLHLCLVTLGTGLAFFYLEQQLTGGLLLGASLAFSSTVLAVKVLEDGAELSTLHGRITLGILILQDVVAVGLLALAGGGRPSYWALLLLLLPLLRPAAFRLFGVNESQEMKLLMGVLFALAGGAMAKAVGVSAELGALWMGALFAGHPDAKLLADKLWGLKEILLIAFFLQIGMAGLPLREDLLRAVQLVLLLPLQGGLFFLLFVFVGLRARTAFVSALALMTYSEFALLTSRVITDAGLLPDGWGRTMGIAVALSLALAALLNRFSHRIFSVMEPLLLRFERGGKHPDRLPVLLGMTQWLIIGMGRTGTAAYAMLEQKGVRALGLDADPVCLAALREGGRRVLYGDAEDAELWERLQLEGLEGVILTMPEFQARLGAVEALRGRRFAGLIGVVAYSDDEDKLLSQAGANRIFHPLVQAGQRLAECMLEAGEEKA, encoded by the coding sequence ATGACCGAGCTCTACTACCTGGCCGCCGCCTACGGAGCCGGCTTGTTGGCCAGCTTGTGCCGCTTGCCGCCCTTGGTCGGCTATCTGGCCGCCGGTTACGGCCTGTACTTCTTCGCGGTGCCGACCAGCGGCGCCATCGCTCCGCTGGCGGACGTGGGCATCGAACTGCTGCTGTTCACCGTCGGCCTGAAACTGCAGTTTTCCAGCCTATTGCGCCGCGAGGTGTTGGGGGTGGGCGGTTTGCACCTTTGCCTCGTCACCCTGGGCACCGGCCTGGCGTTTTTTTACTTGGAGCAGCAACTCACCGGGGGCTTGTTGCTGGGGGCCAGCCTGGCTTTCTCCAGCACGGTTCTGGCGGTCAAGGTGCTGGAGGACGGTGCGGAGCTGTCCACCCTGCACGGGCGCATCACCCTCGGCATCCTGATCCTGCAGGACGTGGTCGCCGTCGGCCTGCTGGCGCTGGCCGGGGGCGGGCGGCCGAGCTATTGGGCGCTGCTGTTGCTGCTCTTGCCGCTGCTGCGGCCGGCGGCGTTCCGTCTGTTCGGCGTCAACGAAAGCCAGGAAATGAAGCTCTTGATGGGCGTGTTGTTCGCCCTGGCCGGCGGCGCCATGGCGAAAGCGGTGGGAGTGTCCGCCGAACTGGGGGCCTTGTGGATGGGCGCGCTATTCGCCGGGCACCCGGACGCCAAGCTGTTGGCGGATAAGCTATGGGGGCTCAAGGAAATCCTGCTGATCGCGTTTTTCCTGCAAATCGGTATGGCGGGACTTCCGTTGCGGGAGGATTTGCTTCGCGCCGTGCAATTGGTGCTGCTGCTCCCCTTGCAGGGCGGGCTGTTTTTCCTGCTGTTCGTGTTCGTCGGTTTGCGCGCGCGTACGGCTTTCGTTAGCGCCTTGGCGTTGATGACTTACAGCGAGTTCGCCTTGCTGACTTCCCGCGTCATCACCGACGCCGGTTTGCTGCCGGACGGCTGGGGCCGGACCATGGGGATCGCCGTGGCCTTGTCCCTGGCCCTGGCGGCGCTGCTGAACCGCTTTTCCCACCGGATTTTTTCCGTCATGGAGCCGCTGTTGCTGCGTTTCGAGCGGGGCGGCAAGCACCCTGACCGCCTGCCGGTATTGCTGGGCATGACGCAATGGCTGATTATCGGCATGGGCCGCACCGGCACCGCCGCCTATGCGATGCTGGAGCAAAAAGGCGTTCGCGCCCTGGGGCTGGATGCCGACCCGGTTTGCCTGGCCGCGTTGCGCGAAGGGGGGCGCCGCGTGTTGTACGGCGATGCCGAGGACGCGGAACTGTGGGAGCGCCTCCAATTGGAAGGCCTGGAAGGCGTCATTTTGACCATGCCGGAATTCCAGGCGCGGCTGGGCGCCGTGGAGGCCTTGCGCGGCCGCCGGTTCGCCGGTCTCATCGGCGTCGTCGCGTACAGCGACGACGAGGACAAACTATTGTCCCAGGCCGGCGCCAACCGCATCTTCCATCCCCTGGTCCAGGCCGGGCAACGGTTGGCGGAATGCATGCTGGAAGCGGGCGAGGAAAAGGCGTGA